The Balaenoptera musculus isolate JJ_BM4_2016_0621 chromosome 6, mBalMus1.pri.v3, whole genome shotgun sequence nucleotide sequence TGTAAACCCGTGTTGACAGCTGGCCAGGGCAGGGAGCCCAAGGTGCCGGGTGGGCACCAGTGCCAAGGCCAGGGAGCCCGCAGAGCCCCGGGCTtggcccccagcctggcctggacTGGAGCGGAAACTGGGTGGGGGCCAGGCAAGAGCAACAATTGAGTCAAGAGCCCCAGAGCCACTGGGTGCGGGGAAGGGGGTTCCTAAGGGTTCCATCCATAGGGCCACCCCCGCTGGACGGGAGAAGGGGCCTTCTTCCCGTGGGGAGAGTGTAAGGTAGACAGAACCAGAAATCAGACTGGAGTCTGGGAGGAATTGTCAAGGGACAGAGTagaaaggggaggggacaggggtgTGTGACGCTGTGAGGAATGGAAATCCAGGGGAGGGGGTGCGCCCTGTCCCGGAGGCGCTCTCACTTCAAGGGAGGGGGGCGTCTCTTGGAGATGGAGGCCAGCCTCGCTCACGTGCATCTGGACGACCGCCCTCCCCCCTGCAGCCAGGATTTCTGGGTGGGCTGTCAGGACCTTCCAGATAAACGGTGTCTCGGTGGAGCTCATTTCTCTACCAATCACCAGGGGTCCCTGCCACAAGAGCAAGGCCCCCCCAGGCTGGGCCTGTGCCCTCCCAGACCACAGAGGTCATGGCCACAGTGAAGAATCTGAGGCCTTTGCTCAGGACCCCCCAGTCCTACGCCTCCCTTTCTGCCAGCACAGACACCAAGTCCTtggaggagcaggagggcagggcagggccagtagaggggtggggagagcccAGCCCAGGGGACACGCCTGGCCTGGGCCCAGGCTCCAATCTTGCCCCAAACCCCTGCTTCCAAGGGGCAGCCTGTGGCCCTGAGACAGCTCTGGTGGCCTGCAGGAGCCAGCTCTCACAGGGAGCCAGAGGAAGCAGGACCAGAAGCTTCTCTCCCCAGGGCCACCCAGAGCCAGCTGGTCCTACGGTGGCCTACGCAGCCTCGTTCCTCAGGTGCCCACCAGCCGGTTACACCTTCCCATGGTCCCACATGTACAAGCACGCACTGCATACAAGACGGATGCACATAAAATGCAAGTGAGTTATTACGTGAGGTCAGTTCCCTAAGCCCCCTTGCTCTCCCGAATCCCTTTGACCTCATTTtcataagtactttaaaaaaaaagtcttatcaAGTCCCAAAAGCAAAAgagtatttgtaaataaattacagcaatggtcaaattaaatgtttctaaaaattgtcttttttaacTCTTAGCCCATCTCTCAATTAAGCAGATTTTAAacataacactttaaaaaaatttctggttTGCCAAGCAAAGCCTGTTTCTGTATTTAATAGTTATATTTTTGCCTTCCGCAACAATGACAGGGCACTTAAGAAATTAAGTTTTTTCTCAAGAGGAATTTCTCAAGATTTAATTTCACAACATGAGTTATAACTTCAAAGTTAAGACTTCTGGAAGGGAGGGTCCTTTCCGGGAAAATCTTGGTTCTAGGACTGAAAGGCTGAGATACAAGATCAAATGGCCtgtcctgccttttccagctgaGCCAGTGGGCACTTCTCCACTGTTGAAGGCTTAGTCCCTGTGAAACGGAGTTAGTAGGGGCAAGTCAAGGTGCAGGGTGCCTAGGAGAGTTCCCAACACCAGATCACGATCCTGACCATGGCTCCTGGGGCGTGTAGGTGAGGTCTTTGCTGCTCTCAAAGATTGGGCAGCAAAGCCTAGGGCTGACGTATGAAGAGTTGCATTATGTGTTCCCTGGCAAAGAGACTGCACCCCTCCAGGAACTGTCATCCTGCCAAGACGTCAAGGAACCAGGtcttcaagaaaagaaagagatgattGGGTATAATTTTATAGCAGCAGAATCCTGGATCTAATATTAACCATTGTATTttacagtttgacagtttctgtCCTGGGGACCAATCGGGGCCCCTGGGTGAGAGGGTGTGGTCCCATCCTCGGGCACGGGGGAAGGAAGGGCCACGCCCTCTCTCCTGAGCCCACTCCCCAGGCCCGTCCCTCTCTGTCCTGCACTGGCTCATCTCAGGCCTCTGGGCCAGCATGAGGAAGGAGCAAGGGTGGGGATGGATTCCAGGAGCAGTGGCTCCTGGTCCTCAGGACACAGCACCTCCAGGCAAGGCGAGACAACCATGGGCCCTCTCCCAGAAAAACCCCAGACATGCCACGTTCTATGTGGCTTTGCATGGTTCTTAGACCAGCTAGGACCCATCTAAGGGGCCCTTGGGGAGCAAGGATGGTAGTAACCACCTTGCACCTTTCTAGATTCTCTCCGAGTAGATGATGCTGCCAGAAGAGACACAAGCGGGCTTATGAGGACCCAGATAGTCAGGCAAGGGTTAGGGACCGGCCAGCGCCAGGACAGGCTGGCCACCTGAGGATGGGGGGCTTCTTGGTGTATGGCGGTGGAGGCAGCAGGAGGAGAGAGTGGGACCCTCTTCAGCAGACACAAGTACAGGTGCTGAGGGCACTGGCATATCTCTCAGAGATGGCTGCCTGGAAAGTTGGAGTCTCCCCGCCTGCAGGTCTGTGCTGGCTCAGCTGTGGGGCGCTTTGCACTGAAatcactctctcctctcctagAGCGCTCCAATCAGCCACAGCAGCTCCTgttccatttccttctttattgGTGGTGAGGGATtcccaggccaccatcaccctttaTGGGTAATGGGGACCCAGGAGCCTGGGCGGTGTGGATTAGCGGGGACAGCTGGGGCCAGGAGGCTGGGACTGCACTTCACCGCTGAGCCCGGGGTCAGAGGACACTTTCTTGAAGGGCTAAGAGTAAAGACTTTAAGATGTGTGGTCACACGGCTCGGCCTCTGGCCCTCTACTCAGCCTGAGCTTGAAAACTGCCTGGAGGCAGACAGCTGCCCGGCCCGGCAGGGAGAGTGACACTTGACTGGCACGCAGCCCCACGTGCGGGCCATGCTCTGTGATTCTGGCCTCAGACCATCGGAAACACCTTCAGCCCAAAGGGCACCTGCAGAGCCAGGTCACggggacagatggacagacaggGGCACAGGTCAGAGCATGGCAGTGACGAAGGAGTCCCATGTCTGCTGTCGGGTAAGCAAGCGTCTTTATTGCGAATATGTGTGTCTGGCAAGATCTGGAGTAGCATTTTCTCTTATCCTCGTGAGTGGGACAGAAGGGTTGGAAGTCAGTGGAGGCACAGAGCGAGAGCCTCCTGCCCAGGGCACAGGATGCGGCTCTTCTGCTCCCATGAGGATAGTGACGCGGAGGTCCGCAGCACCTTCCTGGGGAGGGCtctggcccagctgccccgccGGGCTGTGTGCAGAGGGAGCTGCTCCCAGAGGCTCTGGCCGGCCGGCCCCGCCCTAGGTGGCCCGCACCTTCATCTCCGACACCTTGTAGCTGTAGTTGTAccccttccctgacctccagTTGATGCCGTTTGCAAAGCTCTCGTGGGGCCCCCCAAGGTAGCGACCGTTCAGGTTTGACACATGACAGTTGTTATACCACCAGGCCCCCTGGTACTGCACCGCACAATTTGCAGTATTTTTGTCGTTGTCTTGGTCTTTGGTGGAGAAGGCGTGGTTGTTGTGGGACGTCAGGGAATCACCTGCTCAGAAGGAAAGGTCGCCTAATTGGCACACAGGGCTAGGAGGTCCCCGACGCTGGTCCAGGTCAAAGCTGCTGTGTCCGGGTGTGCAGGTTGCACACTGTGCAACTCCAAGGGTTGCCACTCACATCACCCCGGGAAGCATCCCTCTGCTTATGCAGTGGCCTTGGTATCCCCTCATCTGGTCTGCTCCTGCCAGCCAACAGGCATCCTCTCACTTAGGGGGAGAACTCTTTCATCCTCAGGGGAGAATTCCAGTAACAAGAGTGGGAATGGAGCCTTCAGGGAAATGGGCTATAATTATCATCCTTCCCCATTTTTCATCAGTAATGGTAGTTAAAAATAATGCCATAGCTTGTTGGACTTTGTCATGGGTCACATCAGCCTTGTGGGTACACTTAGGTGTGTGTAGTATTACCTCACTGTGTGGATAAGAAACTGGTGAGGTTAAGTCCCCAGGAACATCACACAGAGTAGGCAGAGTCAGGATGCTCAGCAGGTCCTCTCTGCTTCCCCAAACCCCGCGCTGAAGCCCAGGCCACTGCTGTGCCCCGAGCGGACTCTCACCTGCGCTGCCCTCGACAAAGGCTCCCAGGACCAGCTTGTACTTCTCTGCCTCACCCGCCATCTTGAATGACTGGTACTTGGCAAATTCGTGGTTGCCCTCAAAGTCCATGAGGTCTACCCGGAGCTCGCTGCTTCCTGTTGGAGGTGGGTGCTCAGGTCCCAGCAGAAGGGACCCTCTGCCTCCAGGCACGGGGGAATGGGAATTTGGGTTTTAGGGGACGTCTAACTTGGCATCGGGGACAATTCACCGGGAAGGTGTGAGAGGCTGGGCTGGTGTGGTGGGAGGATCTCAGGGATGGCTCCCTGTTTTCAAATAGCTCCCCTGCTGTTCCATCAGCCATGCCTGAAATTCCAGGTTGGTGTTCCTCGGATGGAATGAAGCCTCGCTCTAGTTTGAAACCCTAAATTCTCCTGCAAAGAGCTGTGAATGCCACGGCAGGAAACCTTTGTATGTGTAGTTTCTTCTGCAAGAATTTCACGCATATGAGTGGACACCGTCAAGGTTGCCATGAGGGAGTGGAAGAATTAAGAACGGATTTACAGGTTTGCCGTTGACCTCAGGACCAGCTGTGAAGCTGATTCTGTGGAACGGAGAAGTGGGGTGAGGGGGCCTGCGTGGGGACCGCCACATGCACTGAGCAGGAGAGGCAAGGGAGGGGGCTCTGAGCGCCTAAGATCCCAGTTTCAAGGACGGACCAACAGTTGGAAGCGGGAGAAGGGCCACCCCAATCCAGATGGTCTCCTCCTCACTTCCGACTCTCGGGTTCTAGATACGATCGGTCCCGAGACCAGAAGTCGTCTTCACTCCAATAATCCACCTCCTCCGATTTGAGCACTCAGAGAGTGTAAGAGAATACATGTCCTAGGTTCTCAGAGTAATAACCCTTCCTGCTGTCAGACGTGACCACCCCTGGGGCGAGGAGGAGCGGGGTCTTCTGGTTCACATGGCCCAGGGCTAAGGTCAGGGGCATGTGGATTTCAGGCACCCCACCACAGAGCCCCAGCCGTGGGCCTACCCTGGGCGGTCAGGGCGTGGATGTTGTCATTCCCCAGCCAGAACTCTCCCAGCTGACTGCCGAAGCCCTGCTTGTACGCGGTCCAGTCCCGGTAGAAGTCCACGGAGCCGTCACTCCTTCGCTGGAAAACCTGCACACGATGGGGAGGGCTGAGGAGACATGGCCCCACTGCTGTCCCCCCACAGGGCACCCCGGCCACACGTGGGAGCAGCAGTGGTAGTTCACACACATCTCAGGCCGAGGACCAGAACGTGGGTCTCATCAAAGAGCCCAGGGGCAGTCAGGGACACCCACATGGGAccaaggaggaaatggaggctcagagagggcaggcgACGAGCCCAAAGCCACACGGCTGGAGAGGAGTGGGCACCTCCGGGCCTGAGCCCCCCGCCCTGAGCCACGGGACTCCTTCCCATATGGGTCCACACCCCCCTCCCTCGACATTTCTGATCCTCCCGACCTCAGTGAAAGGACGGGGTCAGCCTGAGCCTGGAGGGAGTGGACGGTCTCACAAAGGCCACTAAAGAGTGATCTGCCACCAGGTGGGCCTTCCAGGCACGCCCGCCCCTGCCCAGGAACCCCACGGCCATCACTGGGTCCCCCCCACTCACGGTCCACCCCCCGCCGTCCACGTCCATGTCACACAGCACGGTCAGGGGCCGGCAGTCGGGCAGGTAGATGGTGTGCCAGCCACTCAGAAAGTGCCCCCTGGTGAGCAGCTCCTTACAGGTCCGAGGTCCTGGGAGGGGAAGCCGGGGAATGGACGCCAGGACAGGggctctgggcagggcaggggggaggaggaggggggaggagggagaggcagggacacctgcctgggggaggggggctctgCGTCCTGGGACAGAGACGCAGCCCCCAAGGCCACTCAGCTGTGACGGCCAGGCCCCGTCTACCTGGCCagcccacctcccagggctgccccCGCCTAGTCTCCTGGGCACTGGCCCTCCTCCAGGAATATACTCGAGTTATCCAGGCAATGGCTGCCTATCACTCGGGTAATTGGGGAGTCAGATATGCGCAGAGAGGGTTTTGTCCTTGGAAGTTGGAACCTGAGTCTGTGCGGCTGGCCTTCTGGTCGACCCCCcgtcccccgcccccagcaggaGCAGGTCCAGGCGGAGGTCGGGGGGTCAGCGTGTGCGTGGTCACCTGTGGCACAGGAATGAAGCTGCCCCGGCTCTCCTGTTGTGGGGAGAGAGGACATGCACGTCACACGTCTGGAAACAGCGCCCTGTGCCCCTCAGCCCCGTTGCTCCGTGAACACAGTGGGGAGAATGGAAACCATTATCCAGCTCTTTGCAGGACTATCAGCCTCCAGCCCTGAGGACAAGTTCCTAGACTCAGCATCACTGAGCTTGCTTGGCCCCCACTGCATCCGGCCTGCCTGGGGACTGGCGGCCAGCACTGTCGCGCGGGGCGCTGGCTGGACCGCCGTGCCGGCCACCTCGCCTGGGCTTCACGGCTCACGGCGGTGGAGGCTCAGCGCCCCCAGGCCTATCACTTTCCACAGCCCATGTCTCCACCAGAGCCTCTGCTTGTGGAAAGTATTGGGGAGCATTTGGGATGTGAGTCTGGGCCCCAACCTTGCACTTTGTATTTGTAGCCGGAGCATGTGACTGTGTCTtggagttttgccttttcttgcttttacaaatttttttaaaaatgagcataaatcagaaaattataagcaaaatGTCCACAATTATGTAGTAAGGCAGTATTGCCAGTCACCGGGGTCCAGCTCTGGAGCCTCTGAGCTTTGAGCGCTCACCGGCCGCTGACAAAGCAAGCCGGGCTCAGAGGCCCCTCCTACCGCACCCGCCGGCTAGACGGACAGGGCCCGGGGTGTGGTCTCAGATCCTCTCCCAGATGGTGCTGGGCGTGACCGAGGCCCCTGGGACCCCCCAGCCCATTGCAAAGCCTGCCCAATGACCCCAGGGAGGCGGAGGGGCTCACCTTTCTCTCCGCCCGCGCCCTTTTCCCCTCGGTCTCCTGGGGAGAGACAGGAGATGCACAGGACATCTGGTCAGTGGACATTGACCCTCCGCTCTGGAAACCACCCAAGGGCTCAGTTCTTCGGGAGCTGGGGCGTGGGGGACAAGGCTGGGGCTCTGGGCACCACACACGCGTGCTCCGCGGCCCACACAGCTTTCCAATGCCTGGGTCTCAgccaggggagtgggggggggcggACTTAGAGGCCTGGATTCTTCTCTGGGTTATGAGAGGCTGTTCTGGGCCTGGGGCCCCGGACCCAGGACCCAGTTCACACGCTGTCTCGAAGCTCTTTGGAAACAGGAAGCAGGACAGGTCCCTCTCTGCCACttggcctccctccctctctctgtctctctcccatctccctctccgcctcctccccctctctctctgtctgtctccatctctccTGTCTCTGTAGACTGGCCCCAGGCTCCTGCTCAGGGGTCCTAGCTCTTCATCACCTTTGGTACCTTTGGGCCCGGCCGGCCCTGCCTTCCCAGGGACTCCGGGAGAACCTCGTTCCCCTGTAAATTCCAATGATACATCTTTGAGGAAAAGGCAACCTGAAGAATTCCACTTGAGCGTCTCTGCCCTAAGGAAAACAGTCCTGACCCTCCCATCCCAGCTGCGGTATCCTCAGGATCACTGCCCTGGGACTCAGCCCAAGGGTGACAGCAGATAGCGGGGACAATGCACTCACAGCCACCCGGTGCTGACCGGCACGCCAAGCCCGGGCCCCAGGGAACCACCAGCGTTCTGGCTCCCGACCACCTCAGCGCagcagcccagggccaggccacCGTCACAGAGCCCCACCGTCTACGTGGGGGCCTGGGACCAAAAGCACGTCCTCAGAGACCCTGTCACACAGGAGCCTCCGGCCCATTGgttctgggagggaggaggggccctgcCCTGTGCTCAGCCCTGGACGCAGAGGCGGTCAGGTGCAATTATGTATCCCTCCGTGGTggttctctctccatctccagcgAGGAGGGGTCAGGTGCCACGAGGCCTCCCAGGTCTGCGTTATTGATGTTAGCAGAGGGCTAAGACCACCCAGGGCCCTTGCCCCTCCTCCTGAGCACTGAGGGGAGGGTCAGGAGAGGCGGCCCCAGGCTCAGCCGAGGCAGCAGGACCATCTGCCGGCAGGCTGCCCTCCCCGGGGAGTGTGGGTGTGGGGGTGTGGGGCAGAGGGGGCGCCGGCTCAGCTTGGGGCGGACTAACCACACCCACTGGTGGGCAGCGCCCCAGACTTGCTCCTCCTCCCAGTGTCCCCCCCGCAGGATccccagcctggagcccatcgTGGTGAGCACACGCTGCCCTCccatccccaggccctgccctgggtgCCCACGGCCCCTGAGCTGGATACCTCCTAGGACGTGAGAGGCTGGGGACCTCCGAGCTCGCCCTGTCTCCGGAGCCCTTGGAGTCCACTCACACCCAGGCCCGGGGCACTCACCCCTTGAGCTGGGTGCACACCTGCCCTTCATACCAGGCTCGGGGCCCAAAACCCCACAAGGGGGCCAGCACGTCGACGGGAGAGGTGTGGAGCGCGCGGGGGCCTTCATACTGAGTTGGGGTGCAGCTCCACCCTCCCTGGTGATGGCTGAGTGCTCTgcgccccagttttctcatctgcggTACAGACAGCAAAAGCTGGGGCCTCAGTTTTCAGGTGAGAATACCGAGGTACGTAAGGCTTGGAATTCTTGCCCACGGCCACGTAAAGCCAGGGCTGGATCGAGGACCAGGAAGCGGGTGCTCTATGAAAATATACCCAAATGTGAGGTCACAGACTAGCTGAGACCAGCCCCCTCCTCAGGGAATGACAGATCCCGGTGGGCCTTGGGGGTCGCTCCTGACGCCAGTGCTGAGCAGGGTCGTGACCCAAGCTCCTGACCTGAGACCAACAGGGGCCACTGCCCACCTGGGGTCTAAGTTGAGAAGAGCCAGTGCTCActgaccccccacccccgagCCAGAGCACGTACCCTTCTGTCCACTGGCGCCTGCCTCTCCCTTGGGCCCTGCGGGTCCGGGCAGCCCCGGGCAGCCTCGGAGGATGGAGAGCTTGTCGGAGCCCTCCAGACCCACCAGCTTCACCTCTGCAGAGAGACACAGAGCGCCA carries:
- the FCN2 gene encoding ficolin-2 isoform X4; amino-acid sequence: MKAPARSTPLPSTCWPPCGVLGPEPGMKGRCAPSSRGERGSPGVPGKAGPAGPKGTKGDRGEKGAGGEKGEPGQLHSCATGPRTCKELLTRGHFLSGWHTIYLPDCRPLTVLCDMDVDGGGWTVFQRRSDGSVDFYRDWTAYKQGFGSQLGEFWLGNDNIHALTAQGSSELRVDLMDFEGNHEFAKYQSFKMAGEAEKYKLVLGAFVEGSAGDSLTSHNNHAFSTKDQDNDKNTANCAVQYQGAWWYNNCHVSNLNGRYLGGPHESFANGINWRSGKGYNYSYKVSEMKVRAT
- the FCN2 gene encoding ficolin-2 isoform X3, which encodes MEQRGVAMAIRPAVLAIAFLGAVASAPDTCPEVKLVGLEGSDKLSILRGCPGLPGPAGPKGEAGASGQKGDRGEKGAGGEKGEPGQLHSCATGPRTCKELLTRGHFLSGWHTIYLPDCRPLTVLCDMDVDGGGWTVFQRRSDGSVDFYRDWTAYKQGFGSQLGEFWLGNDNIHALTAQGSSELRVDLMDFEGNHEFAKYQSFKMAGEAEKYKLVLGAFVEGSAGDSLTSHNNHAFSTKDQDNDKNTANCAVQYQGAWWYNNCHVSNLNGRYLGGPHESFANGINWRSGKGYNYSYKVSEMKVRAT
- the FCN2 gene encoding ficolin-2 isoform X6 — its product is MEQRGVAMAIRPAVLAIAFLGAVASAPDTCPEVKLVGLEGSDKLSILRGCPGLPGPAGPKGEAGASGQKGERGSPGVPGKAGPAGPKGTKGDRGEKGAGGEKGEPGQLHSCATGPRTCKELLTRGHFLSGWHTIYLPDCRPLTVLCDMDVDGGGWTVFQRRSDGSVDFYRDWTAYKQGFGSQLGEFWLGNDNIHALTAQGSSELRVDLMDFEGNHEFAKYQSFKMAGEAEKYKLVLGAFVEGSAGADQMRGYQGHCISRGMLPGVM
- the FCN2 gene encoding ficolin-2 isoform X1 → MEQRGVAMAIRPAVLAIAFLGAVASAPDTCPEVKLVGLEGSDKLSILRGCPGLPGPAGPKGEAGASGQKGERGSPGVPGKAGPAGPKGTKGDRGEKGAGGEKGEPGQLHSCATGPRTCKELLTRGHFLSGWHTIYLPDCRPLTVLCDMDVDGGGWTVFQRRSDGSVDFYRDWTAYKQGFGSQLGEFWLGNDNIHALTAQGSSELRVDLMDFEGNHEFAKYQSFKMAGEAEKYKLVLGAFVEGSAGDSLTSHNNHAFSTKDQDNDKNTANCAVQYQGAWWYNNCHVSNLNGRYLGGPHESFANGINWRSGKGYNYSYKVSEMKVRAT
- the FCN2 gene encoding ficolin-2 isoform X5; protein product: MEQRGVAMAIRPAVLAIAFLGAVASAPDTCPEVKLVGLEGSDKLSILRGCPGLPGPAGPKGEAGASGQKGEPGQLHSCATGPRTCKELLTRGHFLSGWHTIYLPDCRPLTVLCDMDVDGGGWTVFQRRSDGSVDFYRDWTAYKQGFGSQLGEFWLGNDNIHALTAQGSSELRVDLMDFEGNHEFAKYQSFKMAGEAEKYKLVLGAFVEGSAGDSLTSHNNHAFSTKDQDNDKNTANCAVQYQGAWWYNNCHVSNLNGRYLGGPHESFANGINWRSGKGYNYSYKVSEMKVRAT
- the FCN2 gene encoding ficolin-2 isoform X2, yielding MEQRGVAMAIRPAVLAIAFLGAVASAPDTCPEVKLVGLEGSDKLSILRGCPGLPGPAGPKGEAGASGQKGERGSPGVPGKAGPAGPKGDRGEKGAGGEKGEPGQLHSCATGPRTCKELLTRGHFLSGWHTIYLPDCRPLTVLCDMDVDGGGWTVFQRRSDGSVDFYRDWTAYKQGFGSQLGEFWLGNDNIHALTAQGSSELRVDLMDFEGNHEFAKYQSFKMAGEAEKYKLVLGAFVEGSAGDSLTSHNNHAFSTKDQDNDKNTANCAVQYQGAWWYNNCHVSNLNGRYLGGPHESFANGINWRSGKGYNYSYKVSEMKVRAT